The genomic stretch TTCCCGCAATACTGGCAGCGGTTCTGATCCCGCGCGAAGAGATTGCGCCGGTTCAGCTTGACACCCGCAGCCGGCAAACGATCGTACCCCAGCAGCCGGATGATTTTGGGCACGGCAATCTGGAAATGGACCGTGCGAATCCAGTCGTGCTTCTCCGGTTCGAACTGTCGCCGCGCCTGACTGACCTCAACCCAGTTGTCGAAGTCGTACGAGAGGTACTGCCCGTCATGAACGAAGACGACCTCTGCGAGGTTGCGATACAGCATCGTCAGCGCCCGGCGCGCATTCACCACCCGTACCGCCATGTACAAGCGGTTGAGTAACAAGACATTGGCGCTCAGGGCCGATTCTGCGGCAATCATGCCA from Phycisphaerales bacterium encodes the following:
- a CDS encoding HNH endonuclease; the protein is MIAAESALSANVLLLNRLYMAVRVVNARRALTMLYRNLAEVVFVHDGQYLSYDFDNWVEVSQARRQFEPEKHDWIRTVHFQIAVPKIIRLLGYDRLPAAGVKLNRRNLFARDQNRCQYCGKRFPTQELSLDHVTPRSQGGGNTWENIVCACVRCNVKKGGRTPEQAHMTLINHPVKPRRSPILTVKMSDAKYASWKQFLDYAYWNVELK